Proteins co-encoded in one Setaria viridis chromosome 9, Setaria_viridis_v4.0, whole genome shotgun sequence genomic window:
- the LOC117836300 gene encoding uncharacterized protein codes for MLAVTVSQVVTLLSSALSGGGGAGVEVGAKADGERWRRCGGHDRAAGYCCVCISACRDGEEIRWLPCGHAFHRDCVDRWLARCRRTCPLCRLHVGGGVVGLVDEEQHHQLSEDLVIWFSSLFVAGL; via the coding sequence ATGCTGGCCGTGACGGTGAGCCAGGTGGTGACGCTGCTCTCCTCGGCCCtctccggcggtggtggtgccggcgtgGAGGTTGGGGCGAAGGCCGACGGCGAGCGGTGGCGACGCTGCGGCGGGCACGACCGCGCGGCGGGGTACTGCTGCGTGTGCATATCGGCGtgccgcgacggcgaggagaTCAGGTGGCTGCCGTGCGGCCACGCCTTCCACCGGGACTGCGTCGACCGCTGGCTGGCGCGCTGCCGGCGGACGTGCCCGCTCTGCCGCCTGCACGTCGGAGGCGGCGTCGTGGGTTTGGTCGACGAGGAGCAGCACCACCAGCTCAGCGAGGACCTCGTCATCTGGTTCTCTTCCCTCTTCGTCGCCGGCTTGTAG
- the LOC117836301 gene encoding uncharacterized protein produces the protein MRRTAALLSSHGGAGGRSIPQALAAVLVCPLSKKPLRYCEASGSLVSDAVGVSFPVVDGIPCLVPKDGRLLDDHQEKSEQDSSTGDSSG, from the exons AtgcggcggacggcggcatTACTGTCgagccacggcggcgccggcggccgcagcaTCCCGCAGGCGCTCGCCGCTGTGCTCGTCTGCCCCCTCTCCAAGAAGCCTCTCAG GTACTGCGAGGCCAGCGGTTCTCTGGTCAGCGACGCCGTCGGTGTCTCTTTCCCG GTAGTCGATGGAATCCCTTGTCTTGTACCAAAAGATGGAAGGTTGCTCGATGACCACCAAGAGAAATCAGAACAAGATTCAAGCACTGGGGATTCTTCTGGTTGA
- the LOC117836868 gene encoding flavonoid 3'-monooxygenase CYP75B3, with translation MDVPLPLLLGTVAVAAAAAWYLLLRRGGGGGKRPLPPGPRGWPVLGNLPQLGAKPHHTMAAMAREHGPLFRLRFGSAEVVVAASAAVAAQFLRAHDANFSNRPPNSGAEHVAYNYQDLVFAPYGARWRALRKLCALHLFSARALDDLRAVREGEVALMVRELARQRGPAVALGQAANVCATNTLARATVGRRVFAVDGGEGAREFKEMVVELMQLAGVFNVGDFVPALAWLDPQGVVGRMKRLHRRYDDMMDRIIREREAAGGDGNDLLGVLLTRMREHRPLADGEDGTINETDIKALLLNLFTAGTDTTSSTVEWALAELIRHPDVLAKAQQELDAVVGRGRLVSESDLPRLTYLTAVIKETFRLHPSTPLSLPRVAAEDCEVGGYRVPAGTTLLVNVWAIARDPDAWPEPLEFRPDRFLLGGPHAGVDVKGSDFELIPFGAGRRICAGLSWGLRMVTLMTAALVHGLDWHLAGGVDADKLDMEEAYGLTLQRAVPLMVRPEPRLLPSAYASVE, from the exons ATGGACGTTCCGCTCCCGCTGCTGCTCGGCAccgtggccgtcgccgccgcagcagcctggtacctcctgctccgccgcggcgggggaggggggaagcgcccgctgccgcccgggCCGCGGGGGTGGCCAGTGCTGGGCAACCTGCCGCAGCTGGGCGCCAAGCCCCACCACACCATGGCCGCGATGGCGCGGGAGCACGGCCCGCTGTTCCGGCTCCGGTTCGGCAGCGCCGAGGTGGtagtggcggcgtcggcggcggtggcggcgcagttcCTCCGCGCCCACGACGCCAACTTCAGCAACCGGCCGCCCAACTCCGGCGCCGAGCACGTCGCGTACAACTACCAGGACCTCGTCTTCGCGCCCTACGGCGCCCGGTGGCGCGCGCTGCGGAAGCTCTGCGCGCTCCACCTCTTCTCCGCCAGAGCGCTCGACGACCTCCGCGCCGTCAGGGAGGGCGAGGTCGCGCTCATGGTCAGGGAGCTCGCGCGGCAGCGAggaccggcggtggcgctggggcAGGCGGCCAACGTGTGCGCGACCAACACGCTGGCCCGGGCGACGGTGGGGCGGCGGGTGTTCGCCGTGGACGGGGGCGAGGGCGCCAGGGAGTTCAAGGAGATGGTGGTCGAGCTGATGCAGCTCGCCGGCGTCTTCAACGTCGGGGACTTCGTTCCCGCGCTGGCGTGGCTGGACCCGCAGGGCGTCGTCGGCAGGATGAagcgcctgcaccgccgctacGACGACATGATGGACCGGATCATCAGGGAGAgggaggccgccggcggagaCGGCAACGACCTGCTCGGCGTCCTGCTGACCAGGATGCGGGAGCACCGGCCGCtcgccgacggcgaggacggcaccATCAACGAGACCGACATCAAAGCGCTTCTCCTC AACCTGTTCACAGCCGGGACGGACACGACGTCCAGCACGGTGGAGTGGGCGCTGGCGGAGCTGATCCGTCACCCGGACGTCCTCGCCAAGGCCCAGCAGGAGCtcgacgccgtcgtcggccgcggccgcctcgtcTCCGAGTCCGACCTCCCGCGCCTCACGTACCTGACGGCGGTCATCAAGGAGACCTTCCGGCTCCACCCCTCGACgccgctgtcgctgccgcgCGTGGCCGCCGAGGACTGCGAGGTGGGCGGGTACCGCGTCCCCGCCGGCACCACGCTTCTGGTGAACGTGTGGGCGATCGCCCGGGACCCGGACGCGTGGCCGGAGCCCCTGGAGTTCAGGCCGGACCGGTTCCTCTTGGGCGGGCCGCACGCCGGCGTGGACGTGAAGGGCAGCGACTTCGAGCTCATCCCGTTCGGCGCCGGGAGGAGGATCTGCGCGGGGCTCAGCTGGGGCCTGCGGATGGTGACGCTCATGACCGCCGCGCTGGTGCACGGGCTGGACTggcacctcgccggcggcgtggacgCGGACAAGCTGGACATGGAGGAGGCGTACGGGCTCACCCTGCAGCGCGCCGTGCCGCTGATGGTCAGGCCGGAGCCCAGGCTGCTGCCGTCTGCCTACGCATCAGTGGAGTGA